A window of the Leptospira brenneri genome harbors these coding sequences:
- the pgsW gene encoding poly-gamma-glutamate system protein, with protein sequence MTKIYWSPWKHSRLALFLLVILGILGLMLIETCKVKKEQPYFKKKLHAAKLAERGFQILKPELLKHKKPDYKELDPTNSGFIGEFLTPVTSNSGSLSAKQTSINPNFAAVMVQYLKKAKIEEGDTVAVAVSGSFPALNICLFAALDTLKLKPIIISSASASQFGANHPQMLWLDMENELVESGIFSFKSSYASLGGIQDKAMGISKEGKELLGRALQRNQIKLLDPIHFDDSIEKRMKLYEELAAGKPIKLFVNVGGGTTILGTNLGKQVFKNGLITGLPEEIHIPNSVIKSFLEKEVPVINFIQIESLARKFGLPQTPKKAPKPGEGKVFYSEEYSPLLYLSVFLFLLVGLYGVTKLGWGENEEDRHLPKSLRAR encoded by the coding sequence ATGACTAAAATTTATTGGTCTCCCTGGAAACATTCCAGGCTTGCATTATTCCTTTTAGTAATTTTAGGAATTCTTGGTCTTATGTTAATTGAGACTTGTAAGGTAAAAAAAGAACAACCTTACTTTAAGAAAAAACTTCATGCAGCAAAACTTGCTGAACGAGGATTTCAAATTTTAAAACCAGAATTACTAAAACATAAAAAACCTGACTATAAAGAATTAGATCCAACAAATTCTGGATTTATTGGCGAATTTCTAACACCTGTTACAAGTAATAGTGGATCTCTTTCTGCAAAACAAACTTCCATCAATCCAAATTTTGCCGCCGTTATGGTTCAGTATTTAAAAAAAGCTAAGATAGAAGAAGGTGATACAGTAGCTGTGGCTGTATCAGGTTCTTTTCCTGCGTTGAATATTTGTTTATTTGCTGCTCTTGATACATTAAAACTAAAGCCGATTATCATCTCAAGTGCTTCCGCATCACAATTTGGAGCCAATCATCCTCAGATGTTATGGTTGGATATGGAAAATGAATTAGTCGAATCAGGAATCTTTTCGTTTAAGTCTAGTTATGCGTCTCTTGGAGGAATTCAAGATAAGGCAATGGGAATTTCCAAAGAGGGTAAAGAACTTCTTGGTCGTGCTTTACAAAGAAACCAAATAAAACTCCTCGATCCCATCCATTTTGATGATTCCATTGAAAAAAGAATGAAACTATATGAAGAATTGGCCGCTGGAAAACCCATCAAACTTTTTGTGAATGTAGGCGGAGGGACAACCATCCTGGGAACAAATCTCGGGAAACAAGTTTTCAAAAATGGACTCATCACTGGATTGCCTGAAGAAATCCACATTCCCAATTCCGTGATCAAATCCTTTTTAGAAAAAGAAGTTCCTGTCATCAATTTCATCCAAATTGAATCCCTTGCTAGAAAGTTTGGTTTACCCCAGACTCCGAAAAAAGCTCCCAAACCAGGCGAAGGAAAGGTTTTTTATTCAGAAGAATACAGTCCCTTACTTTATCTTTCCGTTTTCCTTTTTCTCCTAGTGGGATTGTATGGTGTTACTAAGCTCGGTTGGGGAGAAAATGAGGAAGACAGACACCTTCCCAAATCCCTCCGAGCGCGTTGA
- the pgsC gene encoding poly-gamma-glutamate biosynthesis protein PgsC translates to MNEILPLSIGLSLVVSLVFSELFGILGTGLVVPGYLALSFNHPKDIVLTFLIALLSYLCVEILSNFLLIFGKRKIVFILLFGYFFGYLLNYQVLPDLDISYLSEVRGIGFIIPGLIAIWYERQGVLETTSVLILASIFVKILLIFLLGTELETL, encoded by the coding sequence ATGAATGAAATTCTTCCTCTTTCCATTGGACTCAGCCTTGTGGTTAGTTTAGTTTTTTCGGAATTGTTTGGCATTCTTGGGACTGGACTTGTTGTTCCAGGTTATTTAGCTTTGTCATTTAATCACCCAAAGGATATTGTCCTCACCTTTTTGATTGCGTTACTATCTTATCTTTGTGTGGAAATTTTATCTAACTTTTTACTTATCTTTGGAAAAAGGAAAATTGTTTTTATTTTATTATTTGGTTATTTTTTTGGATACCTTTTAAACTATCAGGTTCTACCAGATTTAGATATATCATATCTTTCCGAAGTTAGAGGGATTGGATTTATCATACCTGGACTCATCGCCATTTGGTATGAAAGACAAGGTGTATTAGAAACTACTTCTGTTCTCATACTCGCCTCTATATTTGTAAAAATTCTTCTTATTTTTCTTTTAGGTACTGAGTTAGAAACATTATGA